One Streptococcus sp. zg-86 DNA window includes the following coding sequences:
- a CDS encoding SprT family protein yields the protein MNLTEYIQQVSREDFGKEFRHQAHWNRRLKTTGGRFFPKDGHLDFNPRYYEADKDLFRKIVRHELCHYHLYFEQKGYRHKDRDFKELLQAVDGVRYAPQLASPAQTPYLYRCQQCGQVYPRKRRVNTANYRCGKCRGFLTVVDERNQSLG from the coding sequence ATGAATCTCACTGAGTATATTCAGCAGGTGTCACGTGAGGATTTTGGAAAAGAATTCCGACATCAAGCCCATTGGAATCGTCGTTTGAAAACAACAGGTGGACGGTTTTTTCCCAAGGACGGACATTTGGACTTCAATCCTCGCTACTATGAAGCAGACAAGGACTTGTTTCGTAAGATTGTCCGCCACGAACTCTGCCATTATCATCTGTATTTTGAGCAAAAAGGCTATCGCCACAAGGACAGGGATTTCAAGGAATTGTTACAGGCAGTAGACGGAGTACGCTATGCACCGCAACTAGCATCTCCCGCGCAAACTCCCTATCTCTACCGCTGCCAGCAGTGTGGTCAAGTCTACCCACGAAAGCGACGCGTGAACACAGCAAACTATCGTTGCGGTAAGTGCCGTGGCTTCCTGACAGTAGTTGATGAAAGAAATCAGTCCTTGGGCTGA
- a CDS encoding GNAT family N-acetyltransferase, whose product MTIWEPLARYAYFETDRLLLRPFSYEDREDLHAILSNPLNTEYLMPSAMNLAETTNLLVHTFLKSPLGIWAIEEKETGQMIGCIRFENIEEKKKEAEIGYFLRQSFWGQGLMTEVLQTLAYLAIHHMVFQKISVITHIENTASQRVAEKAGFQKVRQYKGSDRYSHRMREYLAFQLLARDKI is encoded by the coding sequence ATGACGATTTGGGAACCTCTTGCAAGATATGCCTACTTTGAAACAGACCGTCTGCTTCTCCGCCCTTTTTCTTATGAAGATAGAGAGGATTTGCATGCGATTCTTTCGAATCCCTTAAATACAGAATATCTCATGCCAAGTGCTATGAACTTAGCAGAGACAACCAATCTGCTTGTCCATACTTTTCTAAAATCGCCCTTAGGAATTTGGGCAATCGAAGAGAAAGAAACTGGACAGATGATTGGCTGCATTCGCTTTGAAAACATTGAGGAGAAAAAGAAGGAAGCTGAAATAGGGTATTTTCTAAGGCAGTCTTTCTGGGGACAGGGATTGATGACAGAAGTTCTTCAGACACTGGCTTACCTAGCCATTCACCATATGGTTTTTCAGAAGATATCTGTCATTACCCATATAGAAAATACAGCCAGTCAGCGTGTGGCAGAAAAGGCTGGTTTTCAGAAAGTGCGCCAGTATAAGGGTAGCGATCGATACAGTCATAGAATGCGGGAGTATCTGGCTTTTCAACTACTTGCAAGGGATAAGATATAG
- a CDS encoding QueT transporter family protein yields the protein MNKTKWTVRDMAHIALVAAIYVVLTVTPPLNAISYGAYQFRLSEMLNFLAFYNRKYLIAVTIGCMISNFIGFGVIDVFVGGGSTLLFVALGVYFFKKYQTEYLFNGIINKAFFYFSIFFSLSMFTIALELYFLASTPFLATWFTTAVGEFASLIVGSLVIDRLAQRIDFTR from the coding sequence ATGAATAAAACAAAATGGACAGTTCGTGACATGGCACACATTGCCTTGGTTGCGGCGATTTACGTGGTGTTAACAGTAACGCCACCTCTCAATGCGATTTCCTACGGAGCCTATCAGTTCCGTTTGTCGGAAATGCTGAATTTTCTAGCTTTTTATAATCGTAAATACCTCATTGCTGTTACGATTGGCTGTATGATTTCGAATTTTATAGGCTTCGGAGTGATTGATGTTTTTGTCGGTGGAGGATCGACCCTCCTCTTTGTGGCTCTAGGAGTTTATTTCTTTAAAAAATACCAAACAGAGTATCTCTTCAATGGGATAATCAATAAGGCTTTCTTCTACTTCTCCATTTTCTTTTCTTTATCCATGTTTACCATTGCTCTTGAATTGTATTTTCTAGCAAGCACACCTTTCTTAGCAACATGGTTTACAACTGCTGTAGGAGAATTTGCCTCTCTAATTGTTGGTTCTCTGGTCATTGACCGTTTAGCTCAGAGAATTGATTTTACGCGATAA
- the metK gene encoding methionine adenosyltransferase, producing MSERKLFTSESVSEGHPDKIADQISDAILDAILEQDSEAHVAAETAVYTGSVHVFGEISTTAYVDINRVVRDTIAEIGYTNTEYGFSAETVGVHPSLVEQSPDIAQGVNEALEVRGNDDQDPLDQIGAGDQGLMFGFAVDETPELMPLPISLSHQLVKKLADLRKSGTISYLRPDAKSQVTVEYDEDDQPVRVDTVVISTQHDPEVSQETIRKDIIEQVIQAVIPARYLDEETKYFINPTGRFVIGGPQGDSGLTGRKIIVDTYGGYARHGGGAFSGKDATKVDRSASYAARYIAKNIVAAGLAKKAEVQLAYAIGVAHPVSVRIDTFGTSTVAENRIEAAVRELFDLRPAGIIQMLDLKRPIYRQTAAYGHMGRTDIDLPWERLDKVEVLKQIVED from the coding sequence ATGTCAGAACGTAAACTTTTCACTTCTGAATCGGTATCTGAGGGGCATCCGGATAAGATTGCGGATCAGATTTCCGATGCGATTTTAGATGCGATTTTAGAGCAGGATAGCGAGGCTCATGTAGCAGCTGAAACAGCTGTTTATACAGGGTCTGTCCATGTGTTTGGAGAAATTTCAACGACTGCTTATGTCGATATTAACCGTGTCGTACGAGATACTATTGCAGAGATTGGCTATACCAATACGGAGTATGGTTTTTCAGCTGAAACAGTAGGTGTACATCCGTCGTTGGTTGAGCAATCACCTGATATTGCTCAAGGGGTCAATGAAGCCTTGGAAGTTCGTGGCAATGATGATCAGGATCCGTTGGATCAGATTGGAGCTGGGGATCAAGGATTGATGTTTGGTTTTGCTGTAGATGAAACGCCAGAATTGATGCCGTTGCCTATTTCGCTTAGTCATCAATTGGTGAAGAAATTAGCAGATTTACGTAAATCAGGTACGATTTCCTATCTGCGTCCAGATGCCAAGAGTCAGGTGACCGTGGAATATGACGAAGACGATCAACCGGTTCGTGTGGATACAGTCGTTATTTCAACCCAGCATGACCCAGAAGTGAGTCAGGAAACGATTCGCAAAGACATCATCGAGCAGGTGATTCAAGCAGTTATTCCAGCCCGTTATTTGGATGAGGAGACCAAGTATTTTATCAATCCGACAGGTCGATTTGTCATTGGTGGTCCGCAAGGAGATTCTGGCTTGACAGGCCGCAAGATTATCGTAGATACTTATGGTGGTTATGCACGTCATGGTGGTGGTGCTTTTTCTGGAAAAGATGCGACAAAAGTCGATCGTTCAGCCTCTTATGCTGCCCGCTACATTGCTAAAAATATCGTAGCAGCAGGTTTGGCCAAGAAAGCAGAAGTTCAGCTAGCCTATGCGATTGGAGTGGCTCATCCTGTTTCGGTACGGATTGATACCTTTGGAACCAGTACCGTTGCTGAAAATCGTATTGAAGCAGCTGTTCGAGAATTGTTTGACCTTCGTCCAGCAGGTATTATCCAGATGCTAGATTTGAAACGACCAATTTATCGCCAGACGGCAGCATACGGTCACATGGGACGGACAGACATTGACCTACCATGGGAACGCTTGGATAAGGTTGAAGTGCTGAAGCAAATAGTAGAAGATTAA
- a CDS encoding cyclase family protein, translating into MTSLQNAYQIFKEAKLVNLTHQINENSPHFPALPALEKKDLFTLKDGFHVQQFSVVGQYGTHIDAPIHFVEGGKWLDELVLEDLLLPLFVVDKSEAVATNPNYELSKQDVLDFEAVHGQIPAGSFVAFRSDWHKRWPDQAAMRNLDDKGAQQTPGWSREALEFLIHERHVKALGHETLDTDSGQAAYANGGSLHQEYYLLEQGIYQVEVLANLDQVPATGSIISIAYPNWDKATGSPVRAIAYVSE; encoded by the coding sequence ATGACAAGTTTACAGAATGCTTATCAGATTTTTAAAGAGGCTAAATTGGTCAATCTAACCCATCAAATTAATGAGAATAGTCCTCATTTCCCTGCCTTGCCAGCATTAGAGAAGAAGGATCTTTTTACTTTGAAGGATGGGTTCCATGTACAACAATTTAGCGTTGTTGGTCAGTACGGTACACACATTGATGCCCCTATTCACTTCGTTGAGGGTGGTAAATGGTTAGACGAGCTTGTTTTAGAAGATTTACTCTTGCCTCTGTTTGTGGTTGATAAATCAGAGGCAGTGGCTACGAATCCCAACTATGAACTTAGCAAACAAGATGTTCTTGATTTTGAAGCTGTGCATGGTCAAATCCCAGCAGGCAGTTTTGTTGCTTTTAGAAGTGATTGGCATAAACGTTGGCCAGACCAAGCTGCTATGAGAAACCTTGATGATAAGGGAGCTCAGCAAACTCCGGGTTGGAGCCGTGAAGCATTAGAGTTCTTGATTCACGAACGTCATGTTAAAGCTCTTGGTCATGAAACCTTGGATACTGATAGTGGTCAAGCTGCGTATGCTAATGGTGGTAGTCTTCACCAAGAGTATTATTTGCTTGAGCAAGGGATTTATCAGGTTGAAGTCTTGGCTAACTTAGATCAAGTCCCAGCAACAGGTAGTATCATTTCGATTGCTTATCCTAACTGGGATAAGGCGACTGGTTCGCCAGTTCGTGCGATAGCCTACGTTTCTGAATAG
- a CDS encoding GtrA family protein, with product MKKYIKAFFENEILSYLFFGVATTLVYILTRTSLFFLIPQTLLVVFIANCVAILFAFITNDQIVFQQEWTCWPARLVKFISARLTTLLLDLVLAYLLVDAFPQLIGQFVHQDPTRINAIATLISQVLVIVLNYILSKVFVFQNTKKSS from the coding sequence ATGAAAAAGTATATTAAAGCATTTTTTGAGAATGAAATTCTGTCCTATTTGTTTTTTGGAGTAGCCACCACTCTTGTCTATATCCTTACGAGGACCAGTCTTTTCTTCCTAATTCCTCAAACTCTCCTTGTTGTCTTTATTGCCAACTGTGTCGCCATTTTATTTGCCTTTATCACAAATGATCAAATCGTCTTTCAGCAAGAATGGACGTGCTGGCCAGCACGGCTCGTCAAATTTATCTCTGCACGCCTTACGACCTTGTTACTCGACCTTGTCTTGGCCTACCTTCTAGTAGATGCCTTTCCACAGCTGATTGGTCAATTCGTCCATCAAGATCCTACACGTATCAATGCTATTGCTACCCTCATCTCACAGGTTCTCGTCATTGTCCTGAACTATATCCTAAGTAAAGTATTTGTCTTTCAGAATACGAAAAAAAGCTCCTAA
- a CDS encoding O-acetylhomoserine aminocarboxypropyltransferase/cysteine synthase family protein, translating into MAREYSFETKQLHAGQVIDPTTKSRAVPIYQTTSFVFDSAQEAEDIFALRKPANIYTRITNPTTAVFEERMAVLEGGVGSLATASGMAAITYTALALAHAGDHIVSATTVYGGTFNLLSETLPRYGITTNFVDVADYEAIDQAIQENTKFLLAETLGNPLGNVADLEKLAEIAHKHQIPLVVDNTFGTPYLINVFSHGVDIAVHSATKFIGGHGTTIGGVIVDSGRFDWEASGKFPQFVEPDPSYHGLSYTKDVGAAAFITAVRTQLLRDTGASISPFNAFLLTQGLETLSLRVERHVENAKAVAEYLEKHPKVRKVNYASLPSSPYYDLAQKYLPLGASSIFSFEVEGGAVEARRVIDNLEIFSNLANVADAKSLVVHPATTTHGQMSEEDLLACGINPSQIRLSIGLENVKDLIEDLQIALDKAFENEDSKGRIF; encoded by the coding sequence ATGGCTAGAGAGTATTCTTTTGAAACCAAGCAACTTCATGCAGGACAAGTCATTGATCCTACAACTAAATCACGAGCAGTTCCTATTTATCAAACGACCTCTTTTGTCTTTGATAGTGCACAGGAAGCAGAAGATATTTTTGCCCTTCGCAAACCTGCTAATATCTATACTCGGATTACCAATCCTACGACGGCTGTTTTTGAAGAGAGAATGGCTGTGCTAGAAGGTGGAGTTGGTAGTCTTGCTACGGCTTCAGGTATGGCGGCTATTACTTACACTGCATTAGCACTGGCTCATGCAGGAGATCATATTGTTTCTGCGACGACAGTTTATGGTGGAACCTTTAATCTTCTTAGTGAAACTCTACCCCGTTATGGTATTACCACAAATTTTGTGGATGTGGCAGATTATGAGGCTATAGACCAAGCTATTCAGGAAAATACAAAGTTTCTTTTGGCTGAAACCCTAGGCAATCCTCTTGGGAATGTCGCAGATTTGGAGAAGTTAGCTGAGATTGCTCATAAACATCAGATTCCATTAGTTGTTGATAATACCTTTGGAACGCCCTATCTCATCAATGTTTTCTCTCATGGGGTGGATATCGCTGTTCACTCTGCAACTAAGTTTATCGGTGGTCATGGAACGACGATTGGTGGTGTGATTGTTGACTCTGGTCGCTTTGATTGGGAAGCGTCTGGTAAATTCCCACAGTTTGTTGAGCCTGATCCGTCTTATCATGGATTGTCTTACACGAAAGATGTCGGGGCAGCAGCTTTTATCACAGCTGTTCGTACACAGTTGCTCCGTGATACAGGAGCTAGTATCTCGCCGTTTAATGCCTTCCTCCTAACACAAGGCTTAGAAACCCTATCCTTACGTGTGGAACGGCATGTCGAAAATGCGAAGGCAGTAGCTGAATATTTAGAGAAACACCCTAAAGTAAGGAAAGTGAATTATGCTAGCTTGCCTTCAAGTCCCTACTATGATTTAGCTCAGAAGTATTTGCCACTAGGAGCCAGTTCTATCTTTAGCTTTGAAGTTGAGGGCGGTGCAGTAGAGGCTCGTAGGGTGATTGATAACTTGGAAATCTTCTCCAACTTAGCGAATGTTGCAGATGCAAAATCATTAGTGGTTCATCCTGCTACAACAACTCATGGTCAGATGTCTGAAGAAGACTTACTCGCTTGTGGTATCAATCCAAGCCAGATTCGATTATCTATCGGCTTAGAGAACGTTAAGGATTTAATTGAAGATTTACAGATTGCCTTGGATAAAGCATTTGAGAATGAAGACAGTAAGGGTCGCATTTTTTAG
- a CDS encoding UDP-N-acetylglucosamine 1-carboxyvinyltransferase: MRRIVINGGRPLKGSVTISGAKNSVVALIPAIILADGIVTLDGVPEISDVDSLIDIMETMGASVKRSGDSLEIDPRGVQDMPMPFGKINSLRASYYFYGSLLGRFGQAIVGLPGGCDLGPRPIDLHLKAFEAMGATMTYEGLNMNLSTNGKRIQGAHIFMDTVSVGATINTMLAAVKAEGRTVIENAAREPEIIDVATLLNNMGAHVRGAGTEVITIEGVTELHGTRHQVIPDRIEAGTYIALAAAIGEGIQIDNVLYEHLEAFIAKLEAMGVRMTVSEDSVFVEKQDRLKAVSVKTSPYPGFATDLQQPLTPLLLKAEGTGTITDTIYEKRVGHVQELANMGADIRVLGSRISYQGPNKLNGTRVKATDLRAGAAMVIAGLMAEGRTEITNIEFILRGYSNIIEKLQDLGADIQLVEE, from the coding sequence ATGAGAAGAATTGTGATTAATGGTGGTCGTCCATTGAAAGGAAGTGTAACCATCAGCGGAGCGAAAAATTCAGTTGTGGCTCTGATTCCAGCAATTATTTTAGCAGATGGTATTGTGACCTTGGATGGTGTTCCAGAGATTTCAGATGTTGACAGTCTCATTGACATCATGGAGACGATGGGAGCGAGTGTCAAGCGTAGTGGGGATTCCTTGGAAATTGACCCTCGTGGTGTTCAGGATATGCCCATGCCCTTTGGTAAAATCAATAGTTTGCGTGCTTCCTATTATTTTTATGGTTCTTTGCTTGGTCGTTTTGGTCAAGCCATTGTGGGGCTACCAGGAGGTTGTGACTTAGGACCGCGTCCGATTGACTTGCATTTAAAGGCTTTTGAAGCAATGGGTGCAACCATGACCTACGAAGGACTGAATATGAATCTTTCTACCAATGGGAAACGAATCCAAGGAGCACATATCTTCATGGATACAGTCAGTGTTGGTGCTACGATTAATACTATGTTAGCAGCTGTTAAGGCAGAGGGTCGTACGGTGATTGAAAATGCAGCCCGTGAACCAGAAATTATTGATGTGGCAACGCTTTTAAATAATATGGGTGCCCATGTTCGTGGAGCGGGTACTGAAGTGATTACGATTGAAGGTGTTACAGAACTGCATGGTACGCGTCACCAAGTGATTCCTGATCGGATTGAAGCAGGAACCTATATTGCCCTTGCGGCGGCGATTGGTGAAGGAATTCAGATTGACAATGTTCTCTACGAACATTTAGAGGCATTCATTGCTAAGTTAGAGGCGATGGGTGTTCGGATGACAGTATCAGAAGATAGTGTTTTTGTTGAAAAACAAGATAGGCTAAAGGCTGTTAGTGTCAAAACCTCTCCTTATCCAGGATTTGCAACAGACTTGCAACAACCCCTTACCCCCTTATTGCTTAAGGCAGAAGGGACAGGAACGATTACGGACACCATTTATGAGAAACGTGTTGGTCATGTGCAAGAATTGGCTAATATGGGAGCAGATATTCGTGTTTTAGGAAGTCGCATCAGCTACCAAGGGCCAAACAAGCTGAATGGTACACGTGTTAAAGCAACGGATTTACGAGCAGGTGCTGCGATGGTCATTGCAGGATTGATGGCTGAAGGTCGTACTGAAATTACCAATATTGAGTTTATCCTTCGAGGATATTCCAATATTATTGAAAAACTACAAGATTTAGGTGCAGATATTCAATTAGTGGAAGAATAG
- a CDS encoding YihY/virulence factor BrkB family protein: MNRKKLWSNCKSFGTSFLSFYQAAEVDLTGVAVAYYLIISIFPILLTLANLLPYLQIDVEQILAFLADFFPEQIYPTAAEMVVSILTKPSSSWLGIAIATTLWTLSKSMVALQKAVNKAYNVDQHRDFIISRAVGIFLGIGLQAIIIFSMMMLAFGKTLLQLLSTKFHFDPLFNHFLNQSQLVAYIALFLALVMLYFFLPNVRIRKIRYVLPGSLFVLAVMATVGQLFGIYIDSYTNRLLDFRLVSSVVILVLMLWFIFLANILIIGAVLNATVQSLQMEEFDPRAGDVLSLFHRIKSFIVKNRKKRNF; this comes from the coding sequence ATGAACAGAAAGAAGCTATGGAGCAACTGTAAGTCATTTGGGACCTCCTTTTTGTCCTTTTATCAAGCAGCGGAAGTCGATTTGACAGGAGTGGCCGTTGCCTATTACCTGATTATCTCGATTTTTCCGATTTTGTTGACCTTGGCCAATCTCCTGCCCTATTTACAGATTGATGTAGAGCAAATTTTAGCTTTTCTAGCAGACTTTTTTCCAGAACAAATTTACCCGACAGCAGCGGAGATGGTTGTGAGTATTCTAACGAAACCTTCCTCGTCTTGGTTAGGAATTGCTATTGCTACGACCCTATGGACTTTGTCAAAGAGTATGGTAGCTCTCCAAAAAGCCGTGAACAAGGCCTATAATGTTGATCAACATCGGGATTTTATTATTAGCCGAGCAGTTGGCATTTTTTTAGGAATTGGTCTTCAAGCGATTATTATTTTTAGTATGATGATGCTAGCGTTTGGTAAGACCTTGTTGCAATTGCTGTCGACCAAATTTCATTTTGACCCTCTGTTTAATCATTTCCTCAATCAGAGTCAGCTAGTTGCTTATATCGCACTTTTTCTTGCTTTGGTCATGCTCTATTTTTTCCTACCTAATGTTCGAATTCGAAAAATTCGCTATGTCTTACCTGGCTCCCTGTTTGTTCTAGCAGTGATGGCAACGGTTGGACAATTGTTTGGCATTTATATTGATTCCTATACCAACCGTCTCTTGGATTTTCGCTTAGTATCGTCTGTCGTGATTCTTGTATTGATGCTATGGTTCATTTTTTTGGCTAATATTCTCATTATTGGAGCGGTTTTGAATGCAACGGTTCAGAGTTTGCAGATGGAAGAATTTGATCCGAGAGCAGGAGATGTGCTGTCACTTTTTCATCGCATCAAGTCCTTCATTGTTAAAAATCGTAAAAAAAGAAACTTCTAA
- a CDS encoding Tex family protein, whose translation MEEKYLKIAQDLGVNIKQIETVLTLTAEGNTIPFIARYRKEMTGNLDEVVIKSIIDLDKSLTALAERKATVLSKIEEQGKLTDGLRQAIEEAEKLADVEELYLPYKEKRRTKATIAREAGLFPLARLILQNVADLETQAATFICQGFETAEDCLAGAVDILVEAISEDVKLRAWTYHEVLHHSILQSQLKDQEADEKQVFQMYYEFSETVANMQGYRTLALNRGEKLGALKVSFEHNLEKILRFFEVRFPQKNSYITEAISQAVKKKILPAMERRIRTELTETAEEGAILLFSENLRNLLLMPPLKGKMVLGFDPAFRTGAKLAVVDQTGKLLTTQVIYPVKPASQAQIAQAKEELAGLIGQYGIEIIAIGNGTASRESESFVAEVLQQFPAVRYVIVNESGASVYSASELARHEFPDLTVEKRSAISIARRLQDPLAELVKIDPKSIGVGQYQHDVNQKKLSESLDFVVDTVVNQVGVNINTASPALLAHVAGLNKTISENIVKYREENGALTSRAELKKVPRLGDKAFEQAAGFLRIPEASNFLDNTGVHPESYPAVQKLFDLLDIEQLDEMAQEKLKAVQLREMAEELGLGKETLKDILADLLKPGRDLRDDFVAPVLRQDVLDFKDLEIGQKLEGVVRNVVDFGAFVDIGIHEDGLIHISNMSKNFIKHPSQVVSVGDLVTVWVYKLDTVREKVNLSLVPPHESH comes from the coding sequence ATGGAAGAAAAATATTTGAAAATCGCCCAGGATTTGGGTGTTAACATAAAGCAAATTGAAACAGTTTTGACCTTGACAGCGGAAGGCAATACTATTCCCTTTATCGCTCGTTATCGTAAGGAAATGACAGGGAATTTAGATGAGGTTGTGATTAAGTCCATTATTGACTTGGATAAATCTTTAACAGCTTTGGCAGAGCGAAAAGCCACCGTTTTGTCTAAGATTGAAGAGCAAGGGAAATTGACGGATGGACTGCGTCAGGCGATTGAAGAAGCTGAAAAATTAGCTGATGTGGAAGAGCTCTACTTGCCATACAAGGAAAAGCGCAGAACAAAGGCAACGATTGCACGAGAAGCAGGTCTTTTTCCTCTGGCACGCCTTATTTTACAAAATGTTGCAGATTTGGAAACACAGGCAGCAACTTTTATCTGCCAAGGATTTGAAACAGCAGAAGATTGTCTAGCTGGTGCGGTAGATATTTTGGTAGAGGCTATTTCAGAGGATGTGAAATTACGAGCTTGGACCTACCATGAAGTCTTGCACCATTCTATTTTACAATCGCAATTAAAAGATCAAGAAGCGGATGAAAAGCAAGTCTTTCAGATGTATTACGAGTTTTCTGAAACAGTTGCGAATATGCAAGGTTATCGGACCTTAGCCCTCAATCGTGGCGAAAAATTAGGTGCCTTAAAGGTCTCCTTTGAGCATAATCTTGAGAAAATTCTGCGGTTCTTTGAAGTTCGTTTCCCTCAGAAAAATAGCTACATTACAGAAGCAATCAGCCAGGCAGTTAAGAAGAAAATCTTACCAGCCATGGAGCGTCGTATTCGGACTGAATTGACTGAAACAGCAGAAGAAGGAGCGATTCTCCTCTTTTCAGAGAACCTTCGTAATCTACTATTGATGCCACCATTAAAAGGAAAAATGGTATTGGGCTTTGACCCAGCCTTTCGTACAGGTGCTAAGCTAGCAGTGGTGGATCAGACCGGAAAACTCTTGACAACACAGGTCATTTATCCTGTGAAGCCAGCTTCACAGGCACAGATTGCACAGGCAAAAGAAGAACTGGCAGGTCTGATTGGCCAATATGGTATTGAAATCATTGCCATTGGAAATGGAACAGCTAGTCGTGAGTCTGAAAGTTTTGTCGCAGAAGTCTTGCAACAATTTCCAGCTGTTCGCTATGTGATTGTTAATGAAAGCGGGGCATCAGTTTATTCTGCTTCTGAATTGGCACGGCATGAATTTCCTGATTTGACGGTTGAAAAACGCTCGGCAATCTCGATTGCTCGTCGCTTGCAAGATCCACTTGCAGAGTTGGTCAAAATCGATCCCAAATCAATCGGTGTTGGCCAATACCAGCACGATGTTAATCAGAAAAAATTATCTGAGAGCCTTGATTTCGTAGTGGACACGGTAGTCAATCAGGTCGGTGTCAACATCAATACTGCAAGTCCTGCCCTCCTAGCTCATGTGGCAGGTCTCAACAAGACGATTTCTGAAAATATTGTCAAATACCGTGAAGAAAATGGAGCTTTGACCTCACGAGCTGAATTGAAGAAGGTCCCACGTCTAGGTGACAAGGCCTTTGAGCAGGCAGCTGGTTTCTTACGAATTCCTGAGGCGAGCAATTTCTTGGACAATACAGGAGTGCACCCAGAGTCCTATCCAGCGGTTCAAAAACTCTTTGACTTATTAGATATTGAGCAATTAGATGAAATGGCGCAGGAGAAATTAAAAGCAGTACAGCTAAGAGAAATGGCAGAAGAATTGGGTCTGGGTAAGGAAACTTTGAAGGATATTCTAGCAGACTTACTCAAACCTGGTCGAGATTTACGCGATGATTTTGTAGCACCTGTATTGCGTCAAGATGTTCTGGATTTTAAAGATTTAGAAATTGGACAAAAGCTAGAAGGTGTTGTTCGGAATGTGGTTGACTTTGGGGCCTTTGTTGATATTGGTATCCATGAAGATGGTTTGATTCATATTTCAAATATGAGTAAAAACTTTATTAAACATCCGAGTCAAGTAGTCTCTGTTGGAGATTTGGTAACGGTTTGGGTCTACAAATTGGATACGGTTCGTGAAAAAGTCAATCTCAGCTTGGTGCCACCTCATGAATCTCACTGA
- a CDS encoding methionyl aminopeptidase, with amino-acid sequence MITIKSQREIEAMDRAGDILASIHIGLRDLIKPGLDMWEVEEYVRRRCKEENVLPLQIGVDGHLMDYPYATCCGLNDEVAHAFPRHYKLKEGDLLKVDMVLSEPLDKSIVDVSKLNFNNVALMKTYTEPYAGGLADSCWAYAVGEVSQEVKDLMDVTKECLYRGIEQAVVGNRIGDIGAAIQEYAESKGYGVVRDLVGHGVGPTMHEEPMVPHYGRAGRGLRLREGMVLTIEPMINTGTWEIDTDEQTGWAHKTLDGGLSCQYEHQFVITKDGPVILTSQGEEGSY; translated from the coding sequence ATGATTACCATAAAATCACAAAGAGAAATTGAGGCAATGGACCGGGCAGGTGATATTCTTGCTAGTATTCATATTGGCTTGCGTGATCTGATTAAACCAGGGCTTGACATGTGGGAAGTGGAAGAGTATGTCCGCAGACGGTGTAAGGAAGAAAATGTTTTGCCGCTTCAAATTGGAGTGGATGGGCATTTGATGGATTACCCTTATGCGACTTGTTGTGGTTTGAATGATGAGGTAGCTCATGCTTTTCCACGTCATTACAAGTTAAAAGAAGGTGATTTACTGAAGGTTGACATGGTCTTAAGTGAGCCACTTGATAAGAGTATTGTGGATGTGTCTAAATTGAACTTTAACAATGTTGCTCTGATGAAAACCTATACCGAGCCATATGCTGGTGGTTTAGCGGATTCTTGCTGGGCTTATGCAGTAGGAGAAGTGAGCCAAGAAGTTAAAGACTTAATGGATGTGACAAAAGAGTGTCTTTACCGAGGAATTGAGCAAGCAGTTGTCGGCAACCGTATTGGCGATATTGGTGCTGCGATTCAAGAATACGCCGAGAGTAAAGGCTATGGTGTCGTGCGTGACTTGGTCGGTCATGGTGTAGGACCAACCATGCATGAAGAGCCAATGGTGCCCCACTATGGACGTGCAGGACGTGGTCTTCGTCTACGTGAGGGAATGGTTTTGACGATTGAACCGATGATTAATACGGGTACCTGGGAAATTGATACGGATGAACAGACCGGTTGGGCTCATAAGACATTAGATGGTGGATTATCTTGCCAATATGAACACCAATTTGTGATTACCAAAGACGGTCCTGTGATTTTAACCAGTCAAGGAGAAGAAGGAAGCTACTAA